DNA sequence from the Cupriavidus oxalaticus genome:
CGCAACCTGGAAGAAGGCGGTTCGCTGACCATCATCGCCACCGCGCTGATCGAAACCGGCAGCCGCATGGACGACGTGATCTATGAAGAGTTCAAGGGCACCGGCAACATGGAAGTGCACCTGGAACGCCGCCTGGCCGAGAAGCGCGTCTACCCGTCGATCAACCTGAACAAGTCCGGCACGCGCCGCGAAGAACTGCTGATCAAGCCGGAAATCCTGCAGAAGATCTGGGTGCTGCGCAAGTTCATCTCCGACATGGACGAAGTGCAGGCCATGGAGTTCATCATGGACAAGATGAAGGCCACGAAGAACAACGCAGAGTTTTTCGATATGATGCGCAGAGGCGGCTAAGCCTCGCTGCGGCGTACCGCTCAAGGACACGCCGCAAGACGAACAAAAGGGCGTGCCACGGCACGCCTTTTTGTTGTCCGATGGGTTTCCTATGCTCGGCAAACTGACTGCATTCCTGCGCACCCGCTCCAGGGCCCGCAAGCTGGAGCACTACGCGATCCCCGATGACCTGTGGGAGCGCAGCATCGCTACGCTGCCGTTCGTGCAGCGCTACAGCAGCGAAGACCTGGCCGCGCTGCGCGAGCTGGCCACGCTGTTCATCGCCGAGAAGGAATACTCGACCGCGCACGAGCTGCCGCTGGCCGACGACATGGTCGTCAGCGTCGCCGTGCAGGCATGCGTGCCGATCCTGAAGCTTGGGCTGGCGTGGTACCGCGGCTGGCACGGCATCGTGCTGTATCCCGGCGAATTCATCATCCGCCGGACCGTGCAGGACGAGATCGGCCTGGTGCACGGCGTGGTCGAGGAAGCCAGCGGCGAAGCCTGGGAACATGGCCCCGTGATCCTGTCCTGGCCGGACGTGCATACGCCGGGCGCCGGCATCGACAGCGAACACGAGTTGCCGGCCGACACCTACAACGTGGTCATCCACGAGTTCGCCCACAAGCTGGACATGCTCGACGGCGAGCCGGACGGCGTGCCGCCCTTCTCGCGCGTGCTGCATCCGGATATCGATGCGCAAGCGTGGGCGAAAACCTTCCTCGCCGAATACGACCGCTTTGCAGAGGCCTGGGAGGCACGCCACGAGTCGGACTGGGAGCATCCCGAACGGCTGCCCCCGGCGCTGCGCATCATTGACCCCTACGGGAGCGAGGCCCCCAGCGAGTTCTTCGCCGTGACGTCGGAAGCATTTTTTGTCGAACCCGGGGGACTGGCCCGCCATTGGCCGGCTGTCTACCAGTCGCTAGCGTCTTTTTACCGCCAGGATCCCGCTGCGAGGTGAATAAAATGGGAATAAAAAGGGCATAGCCAGCCACAGGGCAGGCGGTTCGCGGACATGACTTTCCCCTTCCCCAAGTTATTGTTTTTCTGCCATAATCCTTGTTTGCCCGTTACCGGCAAGTGGTTCGTTCGTCGACGCGTCGTGTTTTCAGCGGTGGATTCAGCTGCAAAGCGCAGCAGCAAAGCGCGGATCGCAACGGACTGGCTACCCAACCAGAAAGGACTCATCATGAAAGAAGGCATTCACCCGAATTACCGCGAAGTCGTGTTCCAGGACATGTCCAGCGACTTCAGCTTCATCACCCGCTCGACCATCCAGACCAAGGACACGGTCGTGAGGGACGGCAAGGAATACCCGCTGGCCAAGATCGAAGTCTCGTCGGAATCGCACCCGTTCTACACCGGCACCCAGAAGATCATGGACACGGCCGGCCGCGTCGAGAAGTTCCGCCAGAAGTTCGGCAGCAAGCTGGGCAAGGTCGCGAAGTAATCGCTTTCGGCGAACCCCGCTTCGCGCGGCCGGCGGACACATGCTCCGGGCCGGCGCGAACCAGCAAAGAGGCAGCATCGGCTGCCTCTTTTCTTTTGTGCCCGCCGTTTGCGTGCCATCGGCCGAGCGGCGCCGGCACTGTTGTATCCACCGGAATCCCTCACCCGCGTGAGGCTTCTACGGCATGTCACGGCCCTCGCGGCCGCCGCATGCGCGATACTGTGGCCTTCGCGCCATTGCGCCACGGCCCGACCTGAGCATCGATGCGTCAAGCCAATACCTCACCCGTCCAGTTGACCGCTGCCGCGACCGGCGCCCTGCCGCGCGCCCTGCTGCTGGCGATCTGCATCATCTACGGCCTGGTCGGCCTGTTCGGCCGCGATCCGTGGAAGAACGAGGACGCCGCCGGCTTCGGCGTGATGTGGCAACTGGCCACCGGCGGCCTGCATGACTGGCTGATGCCGAACATCGTCGGCCGGCCGTTCACGGAGGACGGCCCGCTGGTGTTCTGGATCGGCGCGCTGATGATCCGCGGCTTCGGCGGCTGGCTGGGACCCACCGACGCCGCGCGCCTGGCCACCGCCCTGTTCTTCTTCTCGACCTGCGCCTGCATCTGGTACAGCACCTACCTGCTGGGCCGGCGCGACGAGGTCCAGCCGTTCGCCTATGCGTTCGGCGGCCAGCCCAATGCGCGCGACTATGGCCGCACGCTGGCCGACGGCGCGCTGCTGATCTTCCTGGCCTGCGTCGGCCTGGCCATGCGCGGACACGAGACCACGCCGCAGGTCGGCCAGGTGGCCTTTATCGCGCTGGCGCTGTACGCGCTGGTGCGCAGCCTCGACAAGCCGCTGATGGGCAGCCTGGTCTATGGCGCCGCGCTCGGCGGCCTGGCGCTGGCCAGCGGCCCCATCCTGCCGCTGGCGCTGCTGTTCGGCACCGCCGTCTGCGCGCTGGCGTGCAAGCCGCTGCCGTGGCAGCGGCTTGCCGCCATCGGCATCCCGCTGGCGTTGCTGATCGTCGCGGCCTGGCTGGCCGCGGCGTATTTCGGCGCGGCGGACCGCACCGAGGCCGTCACCTTTATCCGCGAATGGGCGCGCTACGACCGGCGCAACTATGGTTCGCCGAACATGCAGACGTTCGGCTTCAACATGCGCAACCTGTTCCTGTACACGTGGCCGGTCTGGCCGATCGCGGCATGGGCATGGGTTGCCTGGGCCGGCATGCGCCGTGCCGCCCACGTGGCGATGCCGCTGGCGCTGCTGCTGCCGGTGGTGGTGCTGCTGTTCCTGCAACGCAGCGGCGGCGACGTGCAGTTCATCCTGCTGCTGCCGCCGATGGCGGTGCTGGCGGCCTTCGCGCTGCCCACGCTGGCGCGCGGCGTGATCAACGCGATCGACTGGTTCGCGCTGCTGTTCTTCACCATCTTCGGCGGCACGGTCTGGTTCATGTGGATCGCCAAGACCACCGGCTGGCCGCCGCGCATCGCGCGCAACGTGTTCCGCCAGCTGCCCGGCTACCAGCATGAGTTCACGATCACCGCGGTGCTGATCGCGCTGGCAGCCACCATTGCCTGGGTGCTGGTCGTGCGCTGGCGCCTGTCGCGCGCGCCCAAGCAGATCTGGCGGCCGGTGGTGATCTCGGCCGCCGGCACCACGCTGATGTGGGTGATGGCGATGACGCTGTGGTTGCCGTCGATCAACTACGGCAAGACCTACCGCGACGTGGCCCAGGCCGCGGCGATGGCGCTGCCGCCGGCATACCGGTGCGTGCAGCCGATCCGCATGGGCGACGCGCAGCTGGCATCGTTCGCCTACTTCGGCCATATCCGCTTTGGCGGCCCCAGCGACGGCTGCGACGTGCTGCTGCGCCACGATGCGGTGGACTACGGCGAGCCCGGCAATATCTCGCATTTCGAATGGCGGCTGATCTGGGAAGGCCGCCGTCCCGCGGACCGCGACGAGCGCTTCCGCATGTACCGGCTGGTCGATACCGCGCGCGCCGTGCACCCGCGCCCTGACCTGCCCCGCCGCCGCCTGCCGCGGCAGCCCTGATCCACCACCGGGACGAGCCCCGCAGCGCACCGCAGCGCCATCGAACCATTCCGGCCGCAGGCGGCTGCGGGCATCGTGCCCGGCCTACGCCCCTGATATTGCCCCTGAGGCCTGAATGACCCTGCTCCAAGACCTTCGCCGCATCTTCGGCCTGGCCGCGCCGGTACTGGCCGGCCAGCTGGCCGTGATCGCCTTCGGCGTCATCGACACCGTGATGGCCGGCCGCGCCTCCGCCACCGACCTCGCCGCCGTCGGCCTGGGCGGTTCGATCTACATCACCGTCTATATCAGCCTGATGGGCGTGCTGCAGGCACTGGCGCCTGTCGCCGGCCAGCTCTATGGTGCCGGCCGCGTCGAGGCGATCGGCGCCGAGGTGCGGCAGGCCGCGTGGCTCGGTGCCGCGCTGGCGCTCCCCGGCGTGCTGCTGCTGGCCTTCCCGGCGCCGCTGCTGGCCTTCGCCAAGGCGCCGCCCGAGCTGGTCGACAAGGCCACGGCTTACCTGCATTTCGGCGCCTTCGGGCTGCCCGCGGCACTCGCCTTCCGTATCTATTCGGCGCTCAACAACGCGATGTCGCGCCCGATCATGGTCACGATGCTGCAGGTCGGCGGACTGGCGCTGAAGATCCCGCTCAATGCCTGGTTTATCCACGGCGGCCTGGGTGTGCCCGCCATGGGTGGGCCCGGCTGCGGGCTGGCCTCGACGCTGATCAGCTGGACGTGGTGCATCGCCGGGCTGCTGATCCTGCGCTACAGCGCCGCCTACCGGCCGCTGCGGATCTTCGCCGCCTGGAGCTGGCCGGCAGCGGCGCCGCTGCGCGCGCTGCTGCGCCTGGGCGTACCAATGGGGCTGACCTACCTGATCGAGATCACCTCGTTCACGCTGATGTCGATCTTTATCACGCGGCTGGGCACGGTCACGCTGGCGGGGCACCAGATCATCGCCAACCTGGGCGCCGTCGCCTACATGCTGCCGCTGTCGCTGGGCATCGCCACCTCGACGCTGGTGGCGCAGCATATCGGCGCACGCGACCTCGCCGGAGCCAGCCGCATTGCCTGGCGCGGCATCCGCGCGGCCGTGGCTCTGGCCATGCTGACCGGCGTGCTGCTGTGGCTGCTGCGCGAGCCGATCCTGCACGCCTATGCGAGCGACCCCGCCGTGGTGGCGGCCGCGCTGCCGCTGGTGCTGTTCGTGGCCTTCTACCAGGCGTTCGATGCCGTGCAAGTGCTGACGGCGTTTATCCTGCGCGCCTACAAGATCGCGGTGATTCCGACGCTGATCTATGCGGGATCGCTGTGGGGCATCGGGCTGGGCGGCGGCTATGTGCTCGGGTTCGGACTGATCGAAGGCCTGCCGGCATTCACGCACGGGGCCAGCGGGTTCTGGCTGGCCAACAGCATAAGCCTCGCCATTGCCGGCGGATTGCTGGTGCGGTATTTCGCGCGGGTAAGCAGCGCCGACGTGAAGCACTGAACCCTGCGCTAAGCGCCTGCGCTTGCCGCAGGCGCGCCACGCTACCGATGTGGGTGAAAATCCTGGAGCAGAAAAGAAAAACGCCCGCTTGCGCGGGCGTTTAATTTGGCGGAGTGGACGGGACTCGAACCCGCGACCCCCGGCGTGACAGGCCGGTATTCTAACCGACTGAACTACCACTCCTTAGTCGGCTGCCACCTCGAGCAACGCTCTTGGCGACGCGCTGGACGTTTGATTACGCCCTGCTATTTTGGCGTCCCCTAGGGGATTCGAACCCCTGTACTCACCGTGAAAGGGTGATGTCCTAGGCCTCTAGACGAAGGGGACAGAAACTTGTTTTACAACGCGTTTTCTGTCTTGCGCTGGAAAGTCCGAGATTCTAACAGACTTTTTCGCGCCTGGGAAGCATCTTTTTTTGACGCCTCCCGAATCCTTGGTGGAGCTAAGCGGGATCGAACCGCTGACCTCTTGCATGCCATGCAAGCGCTCTCCCAGCTGAGCTATAGCCCCATACGGGTAACTGCCTGATACTGCTTTCGCGGCTTTCACAAACTGCTGTGTTTGCAGCGAAGTTAGGATTATATATCGATTTCGGCAACGATTGCAACATTTTTTACTGTTGCCGCGGCGATTATCAACATAATCCCTCACACTAAAAGAAAAACCCGCATGGCGATTAACCATGCGGGTTTAGTTTTGGCGGAGTGGACGGGACTCGAACCCGCGACCCCCGGCGTGACAGGCCGGTATTCTAACCGACTGAACTACCACTCCTTAGTCGGCCGCCACCTCGAGCAAAGCTCTTGGCGACGCGCTGGACGTTTGATTACGCCCTGCTATTATGGCGTCCCCTAGGGGATTCGAACCCCTGTACTCACCGTGAAAGGGTGATGTCCTAGGCCTCTAGACGAAGGGGACAGAAACTTGTCTTTCAACACGTTCCGTCTGGCGCCACCCGATACTGACTGGATGCCACCTGAATCTTGGTGGAGCTAAGCGGGATCGAACCGCTGACCTCTTGCATGCCATGCAAGCGCTCTCCCAGCTGAGCTATAGCCCCATGGTACTGCCATTTACTGCAACTTGCGTTATTTTCGCTTGATTTAACTACCGTTTCAAGCGAAGCCAAGATTATATATGAACCGTTAATCTTTGCAAGCTCCCCTTTTAACTTTTTCGCTTCTCTCTTTGCTTTCGAAAAGCACCGAAACCGCGAAGATCCTTTCGGATCCGTCAGCCCGCTTGGTCAGGGACCGCGCCGCAGGGAGAACGAGATTATGCGCAACTCCGACCCGGAGCGCAAGCCCCAGGCGCGGATTTTTGCGAGATTTTTTACGCGGCGGCACCGGCGCCCAGGCGGCGCAGCACCGTGTCGCGGCCGAACAGTTCAAGCACCGCGTCAATGCTCGGCGTTTGCAGCTGGCCCGCCACCAGCAGGCGCACCGGCATGGCCAGCTTGGGCATCTT
Encoded proteins:
- a CDS encoding M90 family metallopeptidase encodes the protein MLGKLTAFLRTRSRARKLEHYAIPDDLWERSIATLPFVQRYSSEDLAALRELATLFIAEKEYSTAHELPLADDMVVSVAVQACVPILKLGLAWYRGWHGIVLYPGEFIIRRTVQDEIGLVHGVVEEASGEAWEHGPVILSWPDVHTPGAGIDSEHELPADTYNVVIHEFAHKLDMLDGEPDGVPPFSRVLHPDIDAQAWAKTFLAEYDRFAEAWEARHESDWEHPERLPPALRIIDPYGSEAPSEFFAVTSEAFFVEPGGLARHWPAVYQSLASFYRQDPAAR
- a CDS encoding type B 50S ribosomal protein L31, producing MKEGIHPNYREVVFQDMSSDFSFITRSTIQTKDTVVRDGKEYPLAKIEVSSESHPFYTGTQKIMDTAGRVEKFRQKFGSKLGKVAK
- a CDS encoding ArnT family glycosyltransferase; translation: MRQANTSPVQLTAAATGALPRALLLAICIIYGLVGLFGRDPWKNEDAAGFGVMWQLATGGLHDWLMPNIVGRPFTEDGPLVFWIGALMIRGFGGWLGPTDAARLATALFFFSTCACIWYSTYLLGRRDEVQPFAYAFGGQPNARDYGRTLADGALLIFLACVGLAMRGHETTPQVGQVAFIALALYALVRSLDKPLMGSLVYGAALGGLALASGPILPLALLFGTAVCALACKPLPWQRLAAIGIPLALLIVAAWLAAAYFGAADRTEAVTFIREWARYDRRNYGSPNMQTFGFNMRNLFLYTWPVWPIAAWAWVAWAGMRRAAHVAMPLALLLPVVVLLFLQRSGGDVQFILLLPPMAVLAAFALPTLARGVINAIDWFALLFFTIFGGTVWFMWIAKTTGWPPRIARNVFRQLPGYQHEFTITAVLIALAATIAWVLVVRWRLSRAPKQIWRPVVISAAGTTLMWVMAMTLWLPSINYGKTYRDVAQAAAMALPPAYRCVQPIRMGDAQLASFAYFGHIRFGGPSDGCDVLLRHDAVDYGEPGNISHFEWRLIWEGRRPADRDERFRMYRLVDTARAVHPRPDLPRRRLPRQP
- a CDS encoding MATE family efflux transporter, producing MTLLQDLRRIFGLAAPVLAGQLAVIAFGVIDTVMAGRASATDLAAVGLGGSIYITVYISLMGVLQALAPVAGQLYGAGRVEAIGAEVRQAAWLGAALALPGVLLLAFPAPLLAFAKAPPELVDKATAYLHFGAFGLPAALAFRIYSALNNAMSRPIMVTMLQVGGLALKIPLNAWFIHGGLGVPAMGGPGCGLASTLISWTWCIAGLLILRYSAAYRPLRIFAAWSWPAAAPLRALLRLGVPMGLTYLIEITSFTLMSIFITRLGTVTLAGHQIIANLGAVAYMLPLSLGIATSTLVAQHIGARDLAGASRIAWRGIRAAVALAMLTGVLLWLLREPILHAYASDPAVVAAALPLVLFVAFYQAFDAVQVLTAFILRAYKIAVIPTLIYAGSLWGIGLGGGYVLGFGLIEGLPAFTHGASGFWLANSISLAIAGGLLVRYFARVSSADVKH